A stretch of Kwoniella dendrophila CBS 6074 chromosome 2, complete sequence DNA encodes these proteins:
- a CDS encoding pyruvate dehydrogenase (acetyl-transferring) E1 component, alpha subunit: protein MSFSLLRSRGLRAAARPIGVKPLRSTLPSMRYLQTDADKSSPAEELPEAGDKPFTVALHGESFHSYRCDAPSNEISITKDELVKMYTTMVQMRRMEQAADALYKQKMIRGFCHLAIGQEAVSVGMEHAIDGDDRVITSYRCHTFAVLRGGTVKGVIAELMGRVDGMSYGKGGSMHIFTPSFFGGNGIVGAQVPVGAGIALAQKYLKKKTATFALYGDGASNQGQVFESYNMAKLWNLPCVFVCENNKYGMGTSAERSSQNTDFFTRGDKIPGLQVNGMDILAVKKATAWAKEWVTSGKGPLVVEFVTYRYGGHSMSDPGTTYRTRDEVQQMRSEKDAIAGLKRYILEWGVTDEASLKAIDKKAKEEVDQAVEEAKQSPFPDVKTFWTDIYYKGTEPPMMRGREKEEVHVYSQA from the exons TCTTAGATCTCGTGGGCTTAGGGCAGCAGCTAGACCAATAGGTGTC AAACCTCTTCGATCTACTCTCCCTTCTATGAGATACCTTCAAACTGATGCAGACAAATCATCACCTGCTGAAGAGTTACCAGAAGCTGGTGACAAACCT TTCACTGTAGCATTACATGGAGAATCATTCCATTCATACCGATGTGATGCACCATCAAATGAAATTTCaattacaaaagatgaattagttaaaatGTACACAACAATGGTTCAAATGAGAAGAATGGAACAAGCTGCAGATGCTTTATATAAACAAAAAATGATTAGAGGTTTCTGTCATTTAGCTATTGGTCAAGAAGCTGTTTCAGTTGGTATGGAACATGctattgatggtgatgatagaGTTATTACTTCATATCGATGTCACACTTTTGCAGTATTGAGAGGTGGTACAGTAAAAGGTGTAATTGCTGAATTGATGG GTCGAGTTGATGGTATGTCATACGGTAAAGGTGGTTCTATGCACATCTTCACTCCTTCATTCTTTGGTGGTAACGGTATTGTCGGAGCTCAA GTACCTGTCGGTGCTGGTATCGCTCTTGCTCAAAAATACTTGAAAAAGAAGACTGCTACTTTCGCTCTTTACGGTGATGGTGCCTCTAACCAAGGTCAAGTATTCGAATCATACAACATG GCCAAACTTTGGAACCTCCCATGTGTTTTCGTTTGTGAAAACAACAAATACGGTATGGGTACTTCTGCCGAAAGATCTTCTCAAAACACCGATTTCTTCACTCGAGGTGATAAAATCCCAGGTCTTCAA GTTAACGGTATGGATATCCTTGCTGTTAAGAAAGCTACTGCATGGGCCAAAGAATGGGTCACTTCAGGAAAAGGTCCTTTAGTTGTTGAATTCGTTACATACAGATATGGTGGTCACTC TATGTCCGATCCAGGAACAACTTACCGAACCAGAGATGAAGTACAACAAATGAGATCTGAGAAAGATGCCATCGCCGGTTTGAAGAGATACATCTTAGAATGGGGAGTTACTGATGAAGCCAGTTTGAAA GCTATTGACAAGAAAGCTAAGGAAGAAGTAGACCAAGccgttgaagaagctaaacaaTCACCATTCCCTGATGTTAAGACATTCTGGACTGATATCTAC TACAAGGGTACCGAACCACCTATGATGAGAGGAcgagagaaagaagaagttcaCGTTTACTCACAAGcataa